A window of Nitrospinota bacterium contains these coding sequences:
- a CDS encoding CDGSH iron-sulfur domain-containing protein gives MPYENSPIFTDETPGKKFFCTCGESANKPYCDGSHSAKNTGKSPKEFTIEEARRYVVCDCGRTGNSPFCDGTHSRI, from the coding sequence ATGCCCTACGAGAACAGTCCGATTTTTACAGATGAGACCCCGGGTAAAAAGTTTTTCTGCACCTGCGGGGAATCCGCAAACAAACCATATTGTGATGGTTCGCACAGTGCAAAAAATACCGGTAAATCTCCCAAAGAATTTACCATAGAAGAAGCTCGAAGATATGTTGTTTGTGACTGCGGACGTACTGGAAACTCTCCTTTCTGTGACGGTACTCACTCTAGAATTTAA